A stretch of the Thermoanaerobaculia bacterium genome encodes the following:
- a CDS encoding sigma-54 dependent transcriptional regulator, with protein MNSVTSYRILLVDDEAIVRESLASWLEGEGYAVFRASSGREAISLVEENPVDIALIDLKMPEMDGIETLQEIRRISPDTLCLILTAHATVHSAVEAMKQGAYDYIVKPFNPDEVSLAVERLGAHLSILKENALLKSRMTGRASFHALMSRSESMLRLFEMARRVARSRTTVLILGESGTGKELLARAIHEESPRQSYPFVPVSCAALSETLLEDEIFGHEKGAFTDAREARKGKFELADHGTLFLDEIGDISPKLQLDLLRVLQEKEFTRLGGTRTLRVDVRIISATNRDIEHLVHEGAFRDDLFYRLNVITLTIPPLRNRKEDIPFLVHHFLGVFSKEMGLDSGIRIHPEAMKTLTEYDYPGNVRELQGAVEHAMILCGGDMIRPEDLPARVRGESEGPLQDESHPLSLEEMERSHIMDILSRYDHNISQCARLLGIDRSTLYAKIHKYGLRREDEE; from the coding sequence GTGAATTCTGTCACATCCTATCGAATACTTCTGGTGGACGACGAGGCCATTGTTCGTGAATCCCTGGCTTCGTGGCTGGAAGGAGAAGGGTACGCCGTATTCCGGGCGTCATCCGGTAGAGAGGCGATTTCGCTGGTCGAAGAAAACCCGGTGGATATTGCCCTGATCGATCTGAAAATGCCCGAAATGGACGGAATAGAAACACTCCAGGAAATACGACGGATTTCACCGGACACCCTTTGCCTGATCCTGACCGCGCATGCAACGGTACATTCTGCCGTCGAGGCGATGAAACAGGGTGCCTATGATTACATTGTGAAACCCTTTAATCCCGATGAAGTCAGTCTCGCGGTTGAACGGTTGGGAGCGCACCTTTCGATTCTCAAGGAAAACGCCCTCCTTAAATCAAGAATGACCGGACGAGCTTCCTTTCATGCTCTTATGTCGCGGAGCGAATCGATGCTCCGCCTCTTTGAGATGGCCAGAAGGGTGGCCCGAAGCCGGACCACGGTCCTGATTCTGGGAGAAAGCGGGACGGGAAAAGAATTGCTAGCCCGGGCCATCCACGAGGAGAGCCCGAGACAAAGCTATCCCTTTGTTCCGGTATCGTGTGCCGCACTGAGTGAAACACTTCTTGAAGATGAAATCTTTGGCCATGAAAAAGGTGCCTTTACCGATGCCCGGGAAGCCCGGAAGGGAAAGTTTGAGCTGGCTGACCACGGAACACTGTTCCTTGATGAAATCGGAGATATCTCCCCCAAGCTCCAGCTGGATTTGCTGAGGGTCCTTCAGGAAAAGGAATTTACACGATTGGGGGGGACCCGGACCCTTCGAGTGGATGTCCGTATCATCAGTGCCACGAACCGTGATATTGAACACCTCGTCCATGAAGGAGCCTTTCGGGACGATCTCTTTTACCGGCTTAACGTGATCACGTTGACCATTCCACCGCTCCGGAATCGAAAGGAGGATATTCCCTTCCTGGTGCACCATTTCCTTGGCGTTTTCAGCAAGGAAATGGGGCTTGACTCCGGAATTCGAATTCACCCGGAAGCCATGAAAACGTTGACCGAATATGACTATCCCGGAAATGTGCGGGAGCTCCAGGGGGCCGTCGAGCATGCCATGATCCTCTGCGGAGGGGATATGATCAGGCCGGAGGACCTGCCCGCAAGGGTGAGAGGAGAGAGTGAGGGACCTCTACAGGATGAATCCCATCCTCTCTCCCTGGAAGAAATGGAGCGGTCCCACATTATGGATATTCTCTCCAGATATGATCATAATATTTCGCAGTGTGCCCGGCTTCTGGGGATCGATCGCAGTACCCTTTACGCGAAGATTCACAAATATGGGCTCAGACGTGAGGATGAAGAGTAG